The genomic stretch CAAAATCATGGTGTTGCAATACATACTATTGCCACAATGTTGTTCGTTGCATGTACAACCTCTTGCAATGGAGGCGGGCGTGGCAAATGCTTATATTGCCATGACCATAAACATTGCAACAACATCCTATTGCCATGCTTGGGAATGAACCACTATGATTGCAATAAACTCCAATAGTTGCAATGCTAAACTAGCAATGATTGCAATATCTTATTGCAACCATTGGCAATGAATGCGAATTTGTTGCAACATCTACCTTTTGCAACCAAATTGGGCCTATTGCAACTTTTTTGTCGTTGTGCAAGGGTCAGAATCTAGTAGTGTTACAAGCAACTCTCCACCTCATAAGTCTTCAAGCGACTACCTTCACCTAGTGAAGGTAGCACACATCGTAGGAGCAACTCTCCACCATCTGAGATGTCCACTAGCGTCTAAGACCTCTTGGACCTCATGTCTGTCTAGTTGGTAGCGATGTGAGGGAAGCCACCACGCCAAATCACATCGATGGAGTGCAGAAAACAGCATGCTAATGGTggtcaaaacatcttataattttagAATTGAGGGGGTagctattaaggccttgtttagtttcgaaaagatttcggatttcgctattgtagcactttcgtttgtttgtggcaaatattgtccaattatagactaactaggatcaaaagatttgtctcgcgatttacaggcaaactgtgtaattagtttttgttttcgtctatatataaagcttcatgcatgtgccgcaaaattcgatgtgacagggaatcttgaaaactttttggtttttatggtgaactaaacaaggcctaagatttgGGTTTatggaaaaaaatattttcaaagatgttAGCCGCTTGAAGAGATGTCAAAATGATCTTAATTTCACTAATGGATTTGCACCTAGATAATGTAAATTTGAAGAATCTTTTTCAAAgggatgataagagtttcattgtAAATTTTATTAtacaaaacaaaaaagaaaaaaatgcttACAACTAGTCATCAAGACTCAAAATGAAATCACAACTGGAAAATAAAGACAAACCGCAACTACAACAAAGCTTGTAGTTGTAGTGAAAAGGAGAAGGCTTGAGCTGACTCAATAAACACCCGCGCGTGTGGGGTGGTGGAGATCTAGGTGACTACGGCTTGAGCTGACTCAACAAACATCTGCACGCGTGGGGTGGCTGCAACACCCCGTTGTATATACTTGTTGCCTTGGCCTTATGGCGCCATGGCGTCGATGCTTAGCAACATAGTAACATGGGGGTACAATTGTCtccctaaatttttttaaaaaacatctAGTGTATATATACCCATTCATAACATGTACATGTATAATACATTGTTATATATAATTGCTAGTCTGTTCagctgatacaacaaccttaacACTTTACATTCACAACTATTTTATCACCGTTTAGTGATCTAATTATGTTATGTCCATATTGATGAACTATATCATTTTCGTCTGTACCCCACGATTAAAATCCTAAATCCGCCACTGCTCAGTAGCATCGGTGGTCCGGTGACCGGGCGCAGACACTTGTGCTCAGGCCACTCCCTATACGGCCATATACTCCGACCAAAGGATCACTAGTGATGGAGTGTGCTCGTGAAGGTTGTAGAGCCTATAGGTGCTACCGCGCTAGATGAATCAGACGGCTTTGATTTTAGGGTCAAACGGCCATATGCTTTGCTAGTGACGTAGCCTAACAGCCAGGACCATAAAACGGTGGTAGGGACCTAGGTCCCGGCAACCCTGGACGCTTGCCCAGACTCTGGTGCTAGCGCACGCTTAAGGTATTCATCGCATCATGCTATTTTGCAAGCTTCAACAGCGTCTGGAGCTTCGTCAAGTTCCATTTGAGCACCGAGCCAGGTCTGCTACTACTTAAACCGAAGATTGTTTGTGAGAAGATCGGAGTATCCATATTATATATACAACATCCATTATAAAATTACACGACCATTACGTACATATACATAACAAAATCAATATCAATATCAACTAAATAAGATTCTTTGTGAGAAGATAGCAATTGATGGACTTCTACTCGGGCATGTTAACTTTGCACAGTTGCTACAATTATATGTAGCATTGCTATCTCCTTTGGAAGTTGAGCTTCATGATGGCAAAGCCGAATAGGAAAGCAAAGAGGACGACGAACGCCACGACCACTATGGCCACCACGCCCAACCAGCTGTGCTTGAAGTCGAAGTAATTCTCCACGAACACATTCACGGGGACACCGTCATCCATGGGCGTCCTGATGTCCCCAAACTGAGACACAACCAGCCCGTACAGCGACCATGCCACAGGGCATGCCCAACAGTACCACTTCCACCAGATCGGGACTTTCTGAGCACATTGCCATGCCAAAAACGGAAATGATGAGTTCCACAATCCGCGATAAAATTAAATTTGTAGACATGGGCAATTGATGGGGATGAAGCAATATAATGGGACTTACGGGGAGAGGGATCAAGAATCCAGAGAAGAGGTTCCAGATACCATAGAACAGTGTGGAGACGATCGCCGCAACATGGTAGCTCGGCGTCAAGCCGACAGCCATCATTCCATAGAACGTGAAGTAGAGAAAGGTGAAgtacatgaagaagaggtacCAAAATAATTTGGCAACTGTCCACTCGAACCCGATCATGGAGTACACTATGATCCCGTATACGATGGCCTGAACCAGAATGTATGGGAGTTCAATGGaaacctatatatatacacacacgaaAGTTTTAGAGATGTCAGTAGTGATCTCTCGTCGATATATCAGGAGTTTATATGAGAGCCGCTCACCTGTCCAAATGCATATGGCAAAGCCGAGTACATCCCGGCAGCTCTTTCGCGGTAAAACACGGTCCGCTCCACAGAGACTACTGGCTGGACAGATGTAGAATTCAAGACGCCGATGAACATCACTGCAGCATACATGGACCCCATAGCATTGAACAAATCTTGTGGTTGACCCCTGGCAGGTAAAGAATCAAATGGTTCttcagattttttttctttgacaTGTTCACACACTAGATAGGTGCAATGTGGCAGTTACTTACATTTTACCACCAAGGTCCCAGAAGATGGTGCCAAACATAAGCGCTATGACTGTTGTGAAAAATAGCCTAACGGCATTGTAAGCAGGGTTCCTCCAATATGACAGGTTCTGCTTCCACAAGCAAGCCAGGCATTGCATGAAGAAAGACTGTGCGTACTGGCTATGGAAATGAAGGTCACTTGAGCCTGCTGGTGGTTCACTTAACTCTTGTATCAAGGCCCTGTTCCTCCTAAAGAACATAAAATTAAAATAATGGTTATCACAGTGTAGCAATGATGTGGAAATTAATAAGAAAATTCTAGGAACATACTAGTTCCATTAAACAAAGTGTTATGTTCTATTTGATagcaaagttaaaaaaaatctcCAAGATGCAAAATGATTCAAAATATTGTCCTTGCTACTAATAATAGCACTAACAATTTTACACTTGTATAAGACATgtagtatatttttttgaaactagacGTGTAGTAGTTACTTGAGAAAAGTATAGGTGCAAAACAAATACAAAACACACATAGCCATCAAAATAGTGACTGTATTGAACAAATAAGACAGGTAGGGTGTGTGTACGTCTGTACTGTGATTGAACAAATACAAAACACGCGTTTATAGAAATGAGTATATGTATGTGACTGTCTGTACTGTGATTCGCTAAAAAAAGAGGTGTATATGTATTGAAACTATATTTCTAATCAAAAGCAAAATGATGAAAGTatacttgatttttttttcaatttattCAAAATTAAATTCAGATCCCATATAAGAACTCTGACTTCTAGCTCCAACCTTTAGCATTTTAAACTTTAATACAAAAAAATCTAATTAGATTAAAATGCTCTACTCCTGGTCCTGAGTTACGCTAGTTAGACCGATGAAGTCCGAGAATCATGAAATCCCCACTACCAGTCGAGGTTCAAATGCTTTTGCCATCAAGTGTATTAGGTCATAGGTTATAGTACTGCTATTTGTTACATGCTGCAACTTTTTTCAAGGGAACAAACTGACAAAGTTTTAGTACTGACTACAAAAAAATTGTAATGAGTTCAGAGGGTATTTAAATGGCACCACAATCTCAGGGTAGATTGGATTTTATATTTTAAGGGTTAATAAAGACTTCCGACACAGATTTTGCTCATCAGGGATGCTAGCGGTGTAGTTTAAACCAAAGACGGTCAATAGGAAATTCTGGAGATGAAGTGAATAGGAGTTACTCACTGGTACAATTCAGATTTCTTGTACAAGTCACTAAAATCAACACCTAGTATTTGTTCTTGCGAAACTGCTGTTACTTCTAACATCCATGTTGCTGGATTGTAGCCATCTTCAATTTTCTTGACTCCCTCGATTCCCTAGACAATATGAGCAATACAATGTAATAAGTAAATTGGAGCAATAAAGTCTagcaattttttttaatattctTGTAATATCATAACACCTCAAAATACTTAATCAGCTCAGACGAATGATGGCCTAGTGGACCAACATAGATCTCCTCTCCTCCTCGTTTCATAAGGAAAAGCTGCAACAATTCATCAAACATCTTAGACTTTGCAACATTATTTCATATCATATTTAGAAGACTAACCAGAGTCAATTAAATTTCAAAATCAGCCTAGTTATCCAGATGCAGAGCAATGGTGGTAAGAAAAATCACTAGAAAGTACAAAGATCCACCATAAACTCACCTCATCGAATGCTTCAAATATATCAATGCTAGGCTGATGAATCGTGCAGACTATAGTTCTACCTGTATCAACAATATTCCTCACTGTCCTCATAACAATTGCAGCTGCTCGGGCATCAAGACCAGAGGTTGGCTCATCCATGAAAATGATTGAGGGATTAGCAACTAGCTCCACAGCAATGGTCAGTCTTTTCCTCTGTTCAGTTGACAGACCATTTACACCAGGAAGTCCAACCaaagcatttctcaatggcttgaGCTCCACAAGTTCCATGACCTCCTCAATGAACATCTGCATGCATAAATGTAAGCAATGTTGTCTAATATATCAAGTATAGATAGAGATTGGAAGTTGAATCTATACTATTTGGCTAACCTTTCTCGTGTTTGAATCTACATCTGTAGGAAGGCGGAGCCATGCTGAGAAAACAAGTGACTCATAGACTGTCACGTGCGGTGAGTGGATATCATTCTGCTCACAGTATCCTGATACACGTGCAAAGGTCTCTTGCTTCTTTGGGTATCCAGAAATGCTAATGTTTCCTTCAATGTAACCACTGGTCTTTCTCCCAGCCAATACATCCATTAGAGTTGTCTTGCCAGCACCACTAACACCCATCAGTGCGGTCAACACTCCAGGTCTGAAAGACCCACTGATACCTTTGAGGAGCTCTAACCGGTCCCCGACTACACCATGTGTTTTCATCTCCTGAATGAGTTTCATCAAAAGATTACTATCTAATTGTTAATTGCTCATGGTTGATGATTTACAGAAATAACTTCAATATGCTTACCTGGGGCATGTCAACAAAGTACTTGATGTTACTGAAAGTCAGTGAAAGCGGGGCAAACGGAAGAATCATACCCCTTTGCATAGTGCCAGAATGATTTTCAACAGTTGCTGAACTGGATCTAGTGATGCCAACTGTTTCTAAGTGGCTACTTCCTACTGGCAAGCTGTCTTCAGCCACAACATTACCATTGATGTTTGCATACTTCGCCTTCAGTTCCTCTTCAGATATAGACGGATGGGACTTGCCATATGCTGTAAACTCAAATTAAAAACTTCTTAATTTTAGGTATTTTCAAATGCAAAAACCATGAGCAAACCAATCCTAGAGGAACTCACGCTTCAGGTACGCTAGGGCAAGCGTGAAGAGACAATTGAAAAGCATGACAAATCCAATCAATGCAGCTAAGCCGATCCAATACCACTTTGCTTCTGGGAAAATTCCGCGGGACTTCAGGGATTGCACACCTAGGGTTTCATTGGACATAGAGCTATTCAAAATTTTGTCCCAACTATGCCCTAGCATCTCATTTACTGAGAGGGCATTCTGGGCATACATCATTGGGGAGATCCAATATCCCCATATCCACCACTTCTTCACTTTTTCTGCAAAGTCAAAAATAAAGAGGCACCCACCTTTTTTAAAGAAAACTGCAATAATAAATAGCACTGCATATAGAAAAATAGCGAGgttattttcttctttttttgtgaTAAAAAATGGTGAGGGTGTACCTCTATCTAGAATAAATCCACACAACACCATAAAGATTAGCAGCACGAATGATCCAAAGACGTTTGCAACAGTCATGTCCCTTGCTGCCCCACCAATAAATCGGAAGAGTGCTGCTGCCATCTGATTGACTGCTAAAAATAggagatattgcttgaagaacCTAGCATTCCACAAAGCTGGGATGGTAAGTGAAGGCCTGTGATGAAGATTTGGTTAACAAGCTAATCTTAGATTCTCATCAATCTCACCTGACTACATTTGGGTCAAACCCGATGACATAGTATGCCATGAAAACAAACCCACCAACCTCAATAAAAGAGATTGGGATCTTGAGGATCCATGTGGGTATGGTGTAGGCCCATGCTGGAAAGAAGAGGAGATCTCTCTGCTTGAAGAACACTGGTATCTTCATGATGGTGAGTGCAAGCTCAGAAAATCCATTCAACATG from Sorghum bicolor cultivar BTx623 chromosome 3, Sorghum_bicolor_NCBIv3, whole genome shotgun sequence encodes the following:
- the LOC8082234 gene encoding ABC transporter G family member 35: MDAAAEGVRRPDSSGGGAESSSGRAGVRSATATAGMDAAAELQRVASLRRDSFGSRSSGPSAWWRATDATFSRSSSRRGEEEEDDEEALRWAAIERLPTCDRVRSAILPLGGDGDGHGHGGGEVVDVLGLGPRDRRALLERLVCVADEDNERFLLKVKERIQRVGIDLPTIEVRFEHLSAEADVRVGSSGLPTVLNSITNKLEDIANALHLRRSQKQAMPILHDVSGIVKPCRMTLLLGPPGSGKTTLLLALAGRLHNNLKVSGKVTYNGHEMDEFVPERTAAYISQHDLHIGEMTVRETLEFSARCQGVGTRFDLLAELSRREKAGNIKPDTDIDAFMKACSMRGQEANVICDYILKILGLEICADTMVGDEMLRGISGGQRKRVTTGEMLVGPANALFMDEISTGLDTSTTFQIIKSIRQTIHILGGTALISLLQPAPETYDLFDDIILLSDGQIVYQGPRESVLEFFLSLGFKCPQRKGVADFLQEVTSRKDQKQYWVWHDKPYRYVSVKEFASAFQSFHVGRAVAHELAIPFDKSKNHPGALTTSRYGVSAWELFKANVDRELLLMKRNSFVYIFRTLQLMITTIIVMTLFFRTNMHRDSVTDGGIYMGALFFSVLLIMLNGFSELALTIMKIPVFFKQRDLLFFPAWAYTIPTWILKIPISFIEVGGFVFMAYYVIGFDPNVVRFFKQYLLFLAVNQMAAALFRFIGGAARDMTVANVFGSFVLLIFMVLCGFILDREKVKKWWIWGYWISPMMYAQNALSVNEMLGHSWDKILNSSMSNETLGVQSLKSRGIFPEAKWYWIGLAALIGFVMLFNCLFTLALAYLKPYGKSHPSISEEELKAKYANINGNVVAEDSLPVGSSHLETVGITRSSSATVENHSGTMQRGMILPFAPLSLTFSNIKYFVDMPQEMKTHGVVGDRLELLKGISGSFRPGVLTALMGVSGAGKTTLMDVLAGRKTSGYIEGNISISGYPKKQETFARVSGYCEQNDIHSPHVTVYESLVFSAWLRLPTDVDSNTRKMFIEEVMELVELKPLRNALVGLPGVNGLSTEQRKRLTIAVELVANPSIIFMDEPTSGLDARAAAIVMRTVRNIVDTGRTIVCTIHQPSIDIFEAFDELFLMKRGGEEIYVGPLGHHSSELIKYFEGIEGVKKIEDGYNPATWMLEVTAVSQEQILGVDFSDLYKKSELYQRNRALIQELSEPPAGSSDLHFHSQYAQSFFMQCLACLWKQNLSYWRNPAYNAVRLFFTTVIALMFGTIFWDLGGKMGQPQDLFNAMGSMYAAVMFIGVLNSTSVQPVVSVERTVFYRERAAGMYSALPYAFGQVSIELPYILVQAIVYGIIVYSMIGFEWTVAKLFWYLFFMYFTFLYFTFYGMMAVGLTPSYHVAAIVSTLFYGIWNLFSGFLIPLPKVPIWWKWYCWACPVAWSLYGLVVSQFGDIRTPMDDGVPVNVFVENYFDFKHSWLGVVAIVVVAFVVLFAFLFGFAIMKLNFQRR